Genomic segment of Aliiroseovarius sp. M344:
GTGGTCGGCATGAAGTTGATTGTAATCCGGGCCAAGCACCAACCGGAACCAGTCACACGATCCCTTCCATATCCTATGTAGAAACTCCCCCTCAGCATCTGAGCCGCCCCAGTCGTTCAGCAACGTCAAACGCCGCCCATCCGCCAGTCGAACGCCGGTAATGTCGATTGCGTTGGCCATTGCATGGCTACTCCATCGTCCATTCGATCCACGGCTCGTTCGCATCTTGCGGCAGTTATAGCTGCCAATCTGCGTGATCGCGGAAACGGTCGTGCCCAGAATATCCCGCGCGGCAGGCTGCACGACATGGTGTTCCCACATAACCAATCGCAGCGCTGTGGCACAGCGCGTTTCGACCCTATTCAATCGTGATGCGGTCAAAGCGGCCAGTTGCCCGCGCCCTTCAATCCCGCAATTTTCGTCCACTGAAAGGTCTGGCATCGGCGCGAAGGACACTCCTGCTTGATCCAGCACGGCCTGGCATTCTGAAATGTCGCTCAGCGCGCGCAACATCTGCAACCGGCTGACTAATGTGACCGGAGCGGTCACCGTCAGTTGCTTGGTCGGATTCCAATGATCCGGCAGCGGCCCATCCGGTCGCAGCACCAACCACAGAAGACCCAAACCCAAAAACAGCACAGAAAAGGCGGCCGACAGAACGGACAACACCGCCCGGTGCAATACGGGGCGGTGTTGTTTTTCGTCGCTCATCGGGCGGGATTAGTAACGATAATGCTCGGGCTTGAACGGGCCTTCGGGTGTGACGCCGATATAGGACGCTTGTTCGTTGCTGAGCTTGGACAGCTTCACGCCGATCCGGTCCAAATGCAGGCGGGCGACCTTCTCATCCAGATGCTTGGGCAGGATGTAGACATCGTTGTTATATTCATCACCTTTGGTCCACAGCTCGATCTGCGCCAGAACCTGGTTGGTGAACGATGCCGACATAACGAATGAAGGGTGACCCGTCGCGTTGCCAAGGTTCAGCAGGCGACCTTCGGACAGCAGGATCAAACGGTTGCCAGACGGCATCTCGATCATATCCACCTGTTCTTTGATGTTGGTCCATTTGTGGTTCTTCAAGCTGGCGACTTGGATCTCGTTGTCGAAGTGACCAATGTTGCCAACAATCGCCATGTCCTTCATCGCGCGCATATGCTCGATGCGGATCACGTCCTTGTTGCCTGTTGTGGTGATGAAGATATCCGCATCTGAAACAGCATCTTCCAGCGTCACAACTTCGAACCCGTCCATTGCGGCTTGCAGCGCGCAAATCGGGTCGATCTCGGTCACTTTCACACGTGCGCCAGCGCCGCTTAGCGATGCGGCCGAGCCTTTGCCCACGTCACCATAGCCACAAACCACGGCAACCTTGCCGGCCATCATCGTGTCTGTGGCGCGGCGGATGCCATCCACCAGCGATTCTTTACAGCCGTATTTGTTGTCGAACTTCGACTTGGTGACAGAGTCATTCACGTTGATCGCAGGGAACGGAAGTTGGCCTTGCTTCACCAGATCATACAGGCGGTGAACGCCGGTGGTGGTTTCCTCGGACACGCCTTTGATCTGCGCGCGCATCTTGGTGAACCAACCGGGGCTTGCGGCCATACGTTTCTTGATCTGCGCAAAGACCGCGACTTCCTCTTCCGAACTCGGCGTTTCGATCAAGGCGGTTTCGCCGTTTTCAACGCGCGCGCCCAGCAAGATGTAAAGCGTCGCATCACCACCGTCATCCAGGATCAGGTTCGGCCCTTCGGGGAACATGAACGAGCGGTCGAGGTAATCCCAATGCTCTTCCAGTGTCTGGCCCTTGATCGCGAAAACCGGCGTGCCGCCAGCGGCAATCGCCGCTGCTGCGTGGTCTTGGGTCGAGAAGATGTTGCACGATGCCCAGCGCACGTCTGCGCCCAGCGCGACCAGCGTTTCAATAAGCACGGCGGTTTGAATGGTCATGTGCAACGAGCCTACGATCCGCGCGCCCTTCAAGGGTTTGCTTTCGCCATATTCTGTGCGCAGCGCCATCAGGCCCGGCATTTCGGTTTCGGCGATGTCCAGTTCCTTGCGACCGAACTCGGCAAGGTTGATGTCTTTTACGATATAATCTTTGGTCACGGTGTTTCTCCGGTGCAGAACCCAATACGTTTGGCAGGTGCCGTATCATCCTATTGCCTATCTGGCAATCAAGCCTGATTGACTTGAGCCCCAAAAACACGAGAGTGCGGCCCTGAACACGCAAGGAGGTCGCC
This window contains:
- a CDS encoding extensin family protein gives rise to the protein MSDEKQHRPVLHRAVLSVLSAAFSVLFLGLGLLWLVLRPDGPLPDHWNPTKQLTVTAPVTLVSRLQMLRALSDISECQAVLDQAGVSFAPMPDLSVDENCGIEGRGQLAALTASRLNRVETRCATALRLVMWEHHVVQPAARDILGTTVSAITQIGSYNCRKMRTSRGSNGRWSSHAMANAIDITGVRLADGRRLTLLNDWGGSDAEGEFLHRIWKGSCDWFRLVLGPDYNQLHADHFHLENTGWGFCR
- the ahcY gene encoding adenosylhomocysteinase, which encodes MTKDYIVKDINLAEFGRKELDIAETEMPGLMALRTEYGESKPLKGARIVGSLHMTIQTAVLIETLVALGADVRWASCNIFSTQDHAAAAIAAGGTPVFAIKGQTLEEHWDYLDRSFMFPEGPNLILDDGGDATLYILLGARVENGETALIETPSSEEEVAVFAQIKKRMAASPGWFTKMRAQIKGVSEETTTGVHRLYDLVKQGQLPFPAINVNDSVTKSKFDNKYGCKESLVDGIRRATDTMMAGKVAVVCGYGDVGKGSAASLSGAGARVKVTEIDPICALQAAMDGFEVVTLEDAVSDADIFITTTGNKDVIRIEHMRAMKDMAIVGNIGHFDNEIQVASLKNHKWTNIKEQVDMIEMPSGNRLILLSEGRLLNLGNATGHPSFVMSASFTNQVLAQIELWTKGDEYNNDVYILPKHLDEKVARLHLDRIGVKLSKLSNEQASYIGVTPEGPFKPEHYRY